TGTCTGACCAACTGCTCATTTTTCTCCCTAAGGATTGCTACCTCTGCTAGTAAATCACGATTGGCCTTTTCTGCCGTCAGCGCTCGCTGCTGGAAATTATGGCTGCTGCTCCGGCTCTGTTTCAGAGCTCTGTTTAACTCATGCAGTGTATCTTCCCACTGCTCCAAAAGTAGGTCAAGCTTTCCACGTTCGGTGTTTAGGTGTAAAGCTAGGCGTTGAACCTGGTCGCCTAGTTCACGTATTTTATTTGTTTGGCTCTCTATAAGCAAATCTTTAGCAAGGAGAGCCTCCTCATAGTGCTCCTGCTCCTTCTCGAAGAGCACAATCTGGTTCTCTAGTTTTGTTAAGCTCTTGCAATATGATGACATTGATGCCTTTGTTCGGGGTTTTTGCAATGGGAAAGCATAAAAAATAGGCGGGCGGCTTTTTCACAAAGTGCGAACACATAAGTTACTATAGCTATTACTTATGACCTTAGATTTAATCTATATATTCTAATGGGCGCTAGTAGTGGTCCAGTCATGCACTGCGCGAAGAAGCCCCGTGTATAGCTATCCTCATTCTCTGTAGACTTTATGATAGTATAAGCTATACCCAGCTGATTACACTGTTCTTGAAAGGCAATTACGGTAGCCTCGTTGCGGACTGATGCTGCGACGAGCGCGTACTGCGTTCCACTCTCCGTCAGTGAGGTAGCTAGGCAACTGCAGAGGTCTGGTAGCAATTTGCTGTCGTATGCGACATCTGCGGCAAGCACGATGTCATTTTGTGGAGGCTGGTCGACATTCCACAATAGTCGGCGCAAGCTAATTCTTGGGGTTTTTGCTGGCTCGAACCCATTGATAACGAAATTTTCGCGAAGCTGCGTCTCCAAAAGGGTAGCGTCGCCATCAGTCACATAAACACTGGACTCGGGGTGTAATTTTAGCCAGGTAAGGCTGACCATCCCAGTTCCTGCTCCAAGTTCCAAAATCGTCGCGTTCCTATATACGGGGTTGCCAGCTTCTGAACATAAATAGTATGATAAATACAATGCTGCTTCCCACGTACGGAATCCCGTTGTTCCTAAAGCGCTAAGAAGGTTAGGAGTTTCTAGAATATCGACTGATGGCATTGGAGGTGGTCCAAACTGGTACCGAATTATATCTTTAGTAGTGGGACTTGGAGGTCCAACGGGCAGCAAGTCTACGTAACGAGGATAAATCCATTCTAAGAGGTGCTCATCATCTAAGTTATCTTGTGATATAGTAACGTATTTGTCAATGGGCGCATCTATCATCCATTTTAAGAGTTTTTTAGCGTAGTATGGGTTGCGAGTACATATTATTTCGAAATTCTCAATAAATCTCTCGGAGTGGAGTTCAAGAGCGCCCAGGTCACTTATAAGAGCTGGAATTTCCGCGATTGGAAAGCGTCGATGAAGCTTATTGTAGAATTCTGCCTCCATTAGGCTACCTCCTGGTTAACGTATGTGGGGCGTGCTCCGCATAGCGTTTTCATTTTGTAGATATCGCTTATGTCATCGCTACTTATGTTCACGTGCTTCTCACGTGTCGTAATATCACGCACAACGAGCCAATCATATGCGAGCATTAGTTAACCGCCTCAGTTCCTCAGCAACTGTTTCTTACTACTGAAGAGAGCCATTTATTGTAGCGAGATCTGGCTCTAAgtagagtaaagaaacAGTTGCTAACCAAGCTAAGCGAATAGAAATGAAGAGATATCCTACCCCAATCCTTAAGCCATATTGGCCTTTCTTTGCAGGTGGTGCCGTTGTTTTCTGGTTAGTTTCCAAGGCTGCAGAGGCTTCCCAAAACTCTGAGAAATTTATTAACGACCCAAGACACCCAAGATTCCGTCAAGGTGGTGCAGCTCTCCAATTGAAGGAATAGCTTGCGTAAAATAGAAGTTACAGCATTTAAATTTCATTGAAGAGAAATATTCGGATGGAAAAGCTCAGATAGGTTTAAAGTGGTAGTAGAAACAGCGATCTGTTGCTTGGTGAGGAAAGCTTAATAAGTAGATGGTTATGAAATTTACACGAAATAAACAGTTTATTATCCTtatatattttattttaaaatagGTACATATGTGCAAGTGCTGAAGTTTTGACAGCTTCCTTAGAATAATGGTACTTTGTCAATATTGTATAAAGGACAATAAATTTTTATTAGTAACGACAAGGGCTACGAATTATATATCAGATGGTATTTCTGCTAGCGATTAGATGACAATTAATTCTTTATACTTTAAGAGCTTCTTCAGCTGCGTGTAAGAAAGCCTTTTTCAGGTATTCAATGTCTTCTAAACCAACAGAAACCCTCACTAAGCTCTTTTCAATGCCATACATGGCAACTTCATCGATCTCTGCGTAGTGAGCCAGCACTGTGTATGGACATGCTAGAGTAAAGTTCGTTCCCAGGGAGGGGCCTTTGCTTAGTTTCAGCTCATTGTAGAAAGTCTTGGCCTGCTTCTCATGCAGAAATGTTAATGAAAAGAGCCCACCATAGCCGCCATTGGGAGAGCATTTGACGGCATCGTAGTTCCTTTTCGTCTCCTCGGAAGTTAAGGATGGATAATATATCTTTTTGAACAGTTTACCCTCGAAAGGTATTAATGTATCTTTCAGTAAACGTTCTGCGTTATAGTTTAACTTCAGCGCACGGCTATCACAATCTCTAGAATTCCTTTCCAAGTATATGGCGTCCTCGCACCATAAGAGATCTTCGTaactgctgctgttgaaaAACTGCTGCGCAAAGGAATATAGGCGGGAAGTGGGGTTCAGAACAATAGAGCCAGCCATCACGTTTGAGTCACCGCTAAATATTTTCGTCAGAGAGCTGCAAACTAGATCTGCATAAGGTAAAACATCCACGTTAACAAAGCTTCCAATTGTGTCATCCACAACAACAAAGAAGCCGTATATGTCGGCTAATCGGCGTAGCTCTACCAAATCACCCATTTTCAGCAAAGGATTTGACGGTGTCTCCAAGAAAACTGCCAAAATTGGCTCGCCACCATGTAGTATCGCCTTCAATTCATCTAGTGCCGTGTTATCTCCCATTGCCAGAAAGTGGGTGTGGTTAAAAACCCTTAATATACTAAGTGTATCGGTATAAGGGAAGCCAAACATAACAGTCTTCTTGTAAGGTGGCCCGTAACCAACAACTTCGCGAGTTGGTACCATTTGGGAACAGAATGGGCTACGATGGCCCTCTTCTTCCTGCTTTTTACGATTCACGCGGTTAGAATCTAGTTGCAATAGCAACCTGTGTGCCGTAAATATTGCAGCCATCCCACTGGGGAACAAATAAACGTCTTTAACTGGATCTACAACAATTGACTGATGCTTGTCGCTGTCAACAGGTTCAATATTAATCTGTTCAAATTCCTGGTGGGCGATGGGCTCAGTTGGATGCAAGTTCGCGCTGCTCTCTTCGCGCTGAACCTGGCGTGCCATATCTCGTACGTCAGCATCACCTTCTCCTTCAATAAATGGAGTCTCATTATTCACACTTGCAGTCTCCTCATTCCCTCCAGATCCAACAGAGTCTACTATCTGTTTCGCAATGCGCCTCTTTATCAGAAGCTTGGCCTCGTCTGCAAACGAAATGTCTAGATTTCTCCCGTATCTTTGTTCTATGAAGTCTTCTTCGTCGCGGATCGGCTCCCCACTTTCCATTTGCGCTGGATTTGACTCACCCTGCAAAGTTGCGTTCTTGGCCTTGTTCAAACGTTCAACCTCGAACAATTCTTGCAACACGTACTCTGCCATCCGACTAGACACAATTTCTCCCGTATGCTGCCAATACTTCTTCGCTAGCGGAAACAACTCCTTAGGATAAAAAACAACAGCAACCTTGCACTCCCGCTTCCATTTCTTCTCCTCATCATTTTGAGGCTTCGATGTAGATAGCTGTAGTATTCTATATCTCGGTGAGCCAGTGGAACCAGCGCATTCTCCTTTAATCTTCAGAAACTCTCTACAACGTTTTGCAACATGGTAAGATGGAAATATCATGCACGCCTCACCCTCTTTAGCATACTTCCCAATCAAAACCTTAGTCAACCGTTGAATACTCTTGTGAATAAAGAACCTTGGATAACCAGTTTCCATTTTATCTACAACATCTTTATCACCTTCTTCATAGCCAACACATGCTTCCCATGTTGGTAAGCATACTGAGATAGCATGCCTAGTATTAGGCGGAATAGATTCGCCAACTTCAGTTGCAATCATTCTTTAACCATACAATTATTACCTTCTTCAATCAAAACCGCTACTCCGATGGTTATTAACATGTACTGGATAATATTATTTAGCTCTGTGTTTGAACTTTAAGGTTTTATTCCTTATGACGTTTATTTACTCATTGAAATTATTTTCGTATCACGAATGTCTAATTTCACTACCAAGAACCACATTTTTAATTGAAGTTCAAAACTATTAAACTAATATTAATTAATCTTCATGGCTGTACCGCGCCTCAGGAAGCTAACTGTACGAGCTTCATTACTGGTTTTCATTGGTttaatatattattttattcGTCGGCAAAGTTCAGGTGAACCTCCTAGTAATACTGTGGCAAAATATGAGATAGAAGAGGTTTTCCTCGAATCATGGGATTCTTACGTTAATAATGCATGGGGTTATGATGTTTTTCGAGCGTATCATGGTACTGGACATAATGTGGATCACGAGAAGCCCATAGGATGGATGATTATTGACTCATTGGACACTATGATGATAATGTACAATAATACCGAATCCGAGGACCACAAGGTGAGATTTCGGAAACATATTCAAAAGTGTGAAGATTGGATACGTGATGAGTTGGATTTCGATGTTAATAAATATGTGAGTGTATTTGAGACCACTATTAGGATTTTAGGCGGGCTTTTATCAGCATATTACTTGTCTGGCGAGATAGGAGTGGGAGATCCTGAAGTTTATCTCACCCAGGCGATAGATCTCGGCAACCGATTGGCTTTGGGTTTTAACACGGCTACTGGGATTCCATATGCTGCAGTAAATTTGCACACCGGGGCCGGTATTACATCGTTGGTTAGCACAGCCGAGTTCACTACGTTACAAATGGAATTTAAGTACTTGACTTATATTACAGGGAACAAGACATACTGGCATTTAGCGGAAAATGTTTATAAACCATTGTTTAAAGTTAATGAGTTCCCTTCGCAATGGGATGGTCTTGTTCCGCTTACCGCTAATCCTTACACAGGCACGTTCTCTGGTAGAGTTATTAGTTTGGGATCTAAAGGAGACTCATTTTATGAGTACTTACTCAAACAGTACCTCTTAACCCGCGAAAAGTTGTACTTACATCTATACAACATTTCCATGAAGGGTGTACAGAAGCATTTGGTCGACAGGCTTGGCGAGAATGGCTACTTATATATCGGTGAATTACAACGTGGATTTAGATGGCCGCTCTCGGGCAAGATGGATCATTTGGTGTGCTTTATGGGCGGAGCGTATGCCATGGCCGCTACTGAAGGCTTTCCCATCGAAGAGGCGCAAAAGCAGCCTTGGTGGAATGACGACCGAGAATATTATTGGACAATGGGCCAAGAACTAACTCGGACGTGCTACAAGATGTACGAAGAGATTCCATCAGGACTAGCACCCGAAATCGTAGTATTTCGCCAGTCAGTCGAAGAAGAGCACGAAGATTGGTGGGAGAGTCCAAGCGGACTTTTCTTTGTCAAGCCTACCGATGTTCACAATTTACAACGGCCGGAAACGGTAGAGTCAATCATGTTTATGTACAAACTATCCAAGGACAAAAAATACAGGTCGTGGGCATGGAATATCTTTCAGAGCTTCCGTAAACATGGGGCCTATAATGAGGAAGACGGCTCCAGAAGTTATACTTCGATTGTGAATGTTCTCGAAGAAGAAGTAGAGCACCTTGATAATATGGAAAGTTTTTGGTTGGCGGAAACCCTAAAGTACTTGTACTTAACATACGTGGAAGACTTCAGCTTAACCAACATCGTGTTTAACACAGAAGCCCACCCAATACCGGTTTTTAAGCAGAGTAGATTGAAGCAATTGAATCTAAAAACCGATATTGCTATTCATTAAATCATTTTTTTAAATTAATTCAATTTAATTCACATAATCGGCAAAGGCCGTTCTTTAAATAGGCACTTATGTGTTATTATATCTATTAGATTCACTTTCTCTGTGCTCTCATCAAAGTCAAATAGGGCCAATGGCTCATCTAACTTAACAACTTTCCCTAATAGTCGCTGTTTTCCTACGATCAAAGTCGCATCCTTGGTATCCATATCATAGGTTAGAACTCCATACTTCAGACATTTTACTCCATCTTGAAGTATTAACAAATTTCCTACGTTGCTGTCATTATATTCTAGTTTTTCTATCTGTATTTCCAAATCGCCTTGTATATCTACCATCATATTGCCGAATGTACCAGTAATGCTGTCAGCTGAAATATCAGGACGCCATAGCGACTGCACCATGGCTGCTGAAACAACAGCAGATGGCATTCTTGAATTGGCctttttaattttattttGGCGACCTCTTCGCTTAATCTTGTGCACGTAAATTTATAGAATTTTTTCTAATATGCTTACTACTCTTTAAACTTACTACAGATAACGGCTCCTATTAACGCTAATATTAGCCGAGGTTTGCATTAGAGGGTCACCAGCGCATTATGTTTCAAACTTTAGCTAGAGTGTTTAGGCCTAAGTCTAAAGAGCAAGTTATCAGCAAGTATACTAAAAACCTAGCATCAATAACTTCTCGTATACATGATTTAGAAGTAAGACTTAAAAATAACGATAGTTTATATGATGCATGGAATAAAAGGCTAAACTTTTATGGCATAAGCTTTCTGGTGCTCGTGGTCACAGTGGTACATGCTAAGGAAAAGAATATGGCGCTTACTATGATGGCGATTGTTGGGAGTATTCTGCTGATTTTAGGTCTTAAAAAGATGTTTGCAGCATTAATTGACTATCGAAGGAGTCGAATAAGTGGAAAACTTGATATTGCAAGGGCTGCACACCAGGAGACTTTAGAGGAATTAAAAAAAGAGACTAACTTTTACTCTACAAATTCTTTAATTCAGCGCTTCTCGTCAGGGGAGTCCCAGAGCGAGGATGCACTTTTATTAATGGATGAGGAACTCTCTTCTAAATATAAGGAATTGAATAATTTAAAGAATGAATTAGCACAGTTAAAAGAGCAAGCAAACGGCATGGTCACTTCTGACACTCAGGAGGTAACCGATAAATGGTTTGATAAGGTATTAGGGGTGCTTTCAGGAGGTGATGTTCCTTCTTCGCTTTCAATAGTCCCTATTAAATGCCAAAAGTGTGGATATCATGCTGGTTGTTATATTTCACCGAATTGGGCTTGGAAGTATGTGTGCCCAATGTGTGCATTTTACCAGGAAAACAAGCAGCCCTCCGCCAGTGTTGTTGAACGCCAAAGTTCTGCTAACAGTGAGGGCGAACATAAGAGCACAAGGTCGGAGAGAAGCTTAGGCTCGCAGAAAAGTTTAGGCTCTCAGAGAAGCACCGAGCCACCGGTCTCTTCAGAGAAAGAAAAGGAGCTATAATATAGATTACATCACGCTGAATCGTGTATATTCATATATGTAACGGTATTTATATCTCCAACTTATCTGGAGAAAGACATGATGGCATTAACGATATCTTGGTCGTGTTTTCTCAATGCATTGATAGCTTCACTTCTAGAAACGTTAGCTTGTTGCATGACCAAATCAATATCGTCAGCGTCCAAACCTGTTTCATCAACTTGTTCGGTTTCAGAAGCGCCAGCGGAAGGAGCGGAAGCTTCAGCAGATGGTGATTGACTAGATTTTTCAGCGGCAGCTAGCATGTCAGCTTGAATTGAGCCTGCGTCTTTGCTAGAAGAAGGAATCTCTTGTTCATCCTTAGATGCGGCAGCAGCATGTTGTTGAGCTTTAGCTAATCTACGGGTAAAGTCGTCAACCTTTGGCTCACCGAAAACAACATAGTTACCACCATGAGACTTGAAAACTTCTGGGTGGTCAATTGCAAAGATTTGGTTGTTCTTCTTTCTGAAAGTGACTCTGCTAATACCAGTGACTTGTTTCAAACCCAATTTCTTGATTATTTCTCTGGCTTTTCTTTCATTTCTGCTGAAAATGGAAACTTGGGAATCTTCTGGAATTTCGGACATTGTTTAATTGGATAGTATTAGCGATGTTAAGGCCTATGGGGTTCTTCCGACGAATATGTAAACGCATAAGTAAAAACGCATAATGTACAAAGTTTTCGACCTTTGAAAAAGtttttcatcatcataaAAACTAAATCGAAAAAAAATTGCGAATTCTGTGGATCGAACACAGGACCTTCAGATCTTCAGTCTGACGCTCTCCCGACTGAGCTAAATCCGCAACTGTATATAATGGTTCATTACGGGGCGTATTATAAAGTACCAGAGCAAAGTCGGGATGACAGCCTTCATCACCAGGAATGGCATGATAGAACACAACTAATAGTTGTAACTAGTATATAGACAGGTTGACACGTCTTTCTGCGAGGTAATAAATTTGCTTTAGGTGTTTCGCTCTTTGAGGTGCATTGATATAGGATGTGAACTCAAAAAAACGATCTTCTACAGGTACGTATTTGAATCTTTATTAGAAGAGAAACGTGCAGTAATAGAAACGGGTGACGATAATGTCGATTTCCACCCTGAGCCGGTTCTTAATTAAACAGCGCTCAATATGCATCAATCCAAGTCGCTTAGGTCTGCAAAGGAATTTGATGGGTACTTTGAACCCAACAATATCATATTCTACAAGAAATGTGGTAATAAAACAGTCATTATACAGGTCGTCAAGGCACTATAGCAGTAAACCCGGGGGTGAGATCAATGGTTATTTACACAGGGTTAATAAAGCTGAACTGGAGAAAGATAGACTCCTTGCACAAACCAGAAATCCATTTCAGAAGCTGCTCATCCATTTGCGATGGTCGTTAAAACGGTCAACTAAGCCGTTTAATACAGACGATATAGGAGCATTTATTTCGTGGATTTTGGTGAGTAATGTGATCATGATTATACTAGCTACAACTACTTTTGCATCTTTGATAATATACTTGACGAATACTGTTTTCGCCCAGGAATATGTTGCGACCCAGATTGGTAACTTGATTACAAGGAATGGAACAGTCTCAGTCGTTTTTGAGAAGGCTATAGTACCAGGATGGTCTTCAGGGAAAATTTGTTTTAAAAATGTTTTCGTATCACGAAGACCCACTTTGGCGGGGGGGTTTGCTAAAGGTTCTCAACAAGAGGCAGTAGAACGGGCCAAGTTGGCATTAAGCGAACAGCTGCTAGTTAACAGGCACGAGTTTGACGACGCAACATACACTCAGTACGACCTTACGATAGATCAAGTTGAAATATCTCTTAGCTTCAGCAAGTGGTTGAATGGAAAAGGTATACTAGATGAGGTTACTATTAGCGGCTTAAGGGGGCTGGTGGACAGAACACACGTTGTATGGGAAGAAAATGATGATCCCCGTCGTTATTTGAACGTTTATCAGCCAGGTGATTTTCATATTTCTAATTTCAAAATGAATGATGTTTTATTTACACTGTATCAGCCTGGAGGTTTCAGGCCTTTCCAGGTTAGTATTTTCAACTGTGAGCTTCCCCAGCTTCGCAAGCATTGGCTGTTTTTTGATATTCTCAATGCATCAAGTATGAGTGGGACCTACGATGACTCCATGTTTACAATACACCGAAAGTTCAAAAAGACAGAAGACGGTGACTCCTCTCACTGGAGAACGTATACCAGAATGCGCGTCGACAACTTAAACGTAGACCATTTGAATGCGGGAGTAGAGGGCCCCTTTAGCTGGATTAGAGGTGGACAAGTGGACATGATAGGTGATATCTTGTTACCTGAGGATGATATGAGCCCTGCTGATTTAACTGACATGATTTCCAGCATCGGGGACTGGCTACTTAAGGAAGCATACAGACATTCCCCTCTTGCCCCATTTCCAACTGAACAGAAAGACAATATAGACCCGCGGCAGTATTTCATAATGGATTTTTTTTTACGACTTCACAACGTACAAGCTGAAGTGCCATTATTCGCACCAGAGCTCAGCTACATCAATAACGCCCTAATTCGGCCTATAGTTGGTTATATTAACTCCAAAAGAAGTTATATTCCTATTAAGTGCCGCGTCGTAAAGAACATAAGCGATTTTGAGGGATCGTGGACGATATACGACTCAGTTTTGATGGACGATTTAAGTGCAGAAGTCTACGACGCGTTCGCCAAGTACGTTGCGGACGATGAACGCAAAAACTTACGGTTGAAGAGAGTAGGATTTTGGTCGTTACAGATACTTATTCAATTGATCTTGATGAGCCTTGGAGCAATTGCATAGACTGTCTGACATTCAGATGAATCCTTCTATGTATAGGCCATTTCCTTTAATCTTCGTTGCCTGTGACTCGTATGTTCTATGGAGAGAATCAAAAACTACGGCGGCTCCGGTAATTAATACCCTTCAAATTACTTTGTAATTTAGCAGTAAATATGTattaaaagaataatatAGACTTCTAGAGGCGATGATATCTGGTTTACCTAATACTAGCGATATTGTACGATATACTCAAATTGCAAGACTTATAATACTTACACTAATTATTGTGGTGTTATTTTTATTGACCCTGCTGATAGGTATAGTGTTAGTTCACCTTTCAACTTTACTCTCAGTTCTAATACAA
This window of the Eremothecium sinecaudum strain ATCC 58844 chromosome VII, complete sequence genome carries:
- the EFM3 gene encoding protein-lysine N-methyltransferase (Syntenic homolog of Ashbya gossypii AER161C; Syntenic homolog of Saccharomyces cerevisiae YJR129C) gives rise to the protein MEAEFYNKLHRRFPIAEIPALISDLGALELHSERFIENFEIICTRNPYYAKKLLKWMIDAPIDKYVTISQDNLDDEHLLEWIYPRYVDLLPVGPPSPTTKDIIRYQFGPPPMPSVDILETPNLLSALGTTGFRTWEAALYLSYYLCSEAGNPVYRNATILELGAGTGMVSLTWLKLHPESSVYVTDGDATLLETQLRENFVINGFEPAKTPRISLRRLLWNVDQPPQNDIVLAADVAYDSKLLPDLCSCLATSLTESGTQYALVAASVRNEATVIAFQEQCNQLGIAYTIIKSTENEDSYTRGFFAQCMTGPLLAPIRIYRLNLRS
- the ATP18 gene encoding F1F0 ATP synthase subunit i (Syntenic homolog of Ashbya gossypii AER163W; Syntenic homolog of Saccharomyces cerevisiae YML081C-A (ATP18)), with protein sequence MKRYPTPILKPYWPFFAGGAVVFWLVSKAAEASQNSEKFINDPRHPRFRQGGAALQLKE
- the STR2 gene encoding cystathionine gamma-synthase (Syntenic homolog of Ashbya gossypii AER164C; Syntenic homolog of Saccharomyces cerevisiae YJR130C (STR2) and YML082W) is translated as MIATEVGESIPPNTRHAISVCLPTWEACVGYEEGDKDVVDKMETGYPRFFIHKSIQRLTKVLIGKYAKEGEACMIFPSYHVAKRCREFLKIKGECAGSTGSPRYRILQLSTSKPQNDEEKKWKRECKVAVVFYPKELFPLAKKYWQHTGEIVSSRMAEYVLQELFEVERLNKAKNATLQGESNPAQMESGEPIRDEEDFIEQRYGRNLDISFADEAKLLIKRRIAKQIVDSVGSGGNEETASVNNETPFIEGEGDADVRDMARQVQREESSANLHPTEPIAHQEFEQINIEPVDSDKHQSIVVDPVKDVYLFPSGMAAIFTAHRLLLQLDSNRVNRKKQEEEGHRSPFCSQMVPTREVVGYGPPYKKTVMFGFPYTDTLSILRVFNHTHFLAMGDNTALDELKAILHGGEPILAVFLETPSNPLLKMGDLVELRRLADIYGFFVVVDDTIGSFVNVDVLPYADLVCSSLTKIFSGDSNVMAGSIVLNPTSRLYSFAQQFFNSSSYEDLLWCEDAIYLERNSRDCDSRALKLNYNAERLLKDTLIPFEGKLFKKIYYPSLTSEETKRNYDAVKCSPNGGYGGLFSLTFLHEKQAKTFYNELKLSKGPSLGTNFTLACPYTVLAHYAEIDEVAMYGIEKSLVRVSVGLEDIEYLKKAFLHAAEEALKV
- the MNS1 gene encoding mannosyl-oligosaccharide 1,2-alpha-mannosidase (Syntenic homolog of Ashbya gossypii AER165W; Syntenic homolog of Saccharomyces cerevisiae YJR131W (MNS1)), which gives rise to MAVPRLRKLTVRASLLVFIGLIYYFIRRQSSGEPPSNTVAKYEIEEVFLESWDSYVNNAWGYDVFRAYHGTGHNVDHEKPIGWMIIDSLDTMMIMYNNTESEDHKVRFRKHIQKCEDWIRDELDFDVNKYVSVFETTIRILGGLLSAYYLSGEIGVGDPEVYLTQAIDLGNRLALGFNTATGIPYAAVNLHTGAGITSLVSTAEFTTLQMEFKYLTYITGNKTYWHLAENVYKPLFKVNEFPSQWDGLVPLTANPYTGTFSGRVISLGSKGDSFYEYLLKQYLLTREKLYLHLYNISMKGVQKHLVDRLGENGYLYIGELQRGFRWPLSGKMDHLVCFMGGAYAMAATEGFPIEEAQKQPWWNDDREYYWTMGQELTRTCYKMYEEIPSGLAPEIVVFRQSVEEEHEDWWESPSGLFFVKPTDVHNLQRPETVESIMFMYKLSKDKKYRSWAWNIFQSFRKHGAYNEEDGSRSYTSIVNVLEEEVEHLDNMESFWLAETLKYLYLTYVEDFSLTNIVFNTEAHPIPVFKQSRLKQLNLKTDIAIH
- the CTF8 gene encoding Ctf8p (Syntenic homolog of Ashbya gossypii AER166C; Syntenic homolog of Saccharomyces cerevisiae YHR191C (CTF8)) — its product is MPSAVVSAAMVQSLWRPDISADSITGTFGNMMVDIQGDLEIQIEKLEYNDSNVGNLLILQDGVKCLKYGVLTYDMDTKDATLIVGKQRLLGKVVKLDEPLALFDFDESTEKVNLIDIITHKCLFKERPLPIM
- the LNP1 gene encoding Lnp1p (Syntenic homolog of Ashbya gossypii AER167W; Syntenic homolog of Saccharomyces cerevisiae YHR192W), which encodes MFQTLARVFRPKSKEQVISKYTKNLASITSRIHDLEVRLKNNDSLYDAWNKRLNFYGISFLVLVVTVVHAKEKNMALTMMAIVGSILLILGLKKMFAALIDYRRSRISGKLDIARAAHQETLEELKKETNFYSTNSLIQRFSSGESQSEDALLLMDEELSSKYKELNNLKNELAQLKEQANGMVTSDTQEVTDKWFDKVLGVLSGGDVPSSLSIVPIKCQKCGYHAGCYISPNWAWKYVCPMCAFYQENKQPSASVVERQSSANSEGEHKSTRSERSLGSQKSLGSQRSTEPPVSSEKEKEL
- the EGD2 gene encoding Egd2p (Syntenic homolog of Ashbya gossypii AER168C; Syntenic homolog of Saccharomyces cerevisiae YHR193C (EGD2)), whose protein sequence is MSEIPEDSQVSIFSRNERKAREIIKKLGLKQVTGISRVTFRKKNNQIFAIDHPEVFKSHGGNYVVFGEPKVDDFTRRLAKAQQHAAAASKDEQEIPSSSKDAGSIQADMLAAAEKSSQSPSAEASAPSAGASETEQVDETGLDADDIDLVMQQANVSRSEAINALRKHDQDIVNAIMSFSR
- the MDM31 gene encoding Mdm31p (Syntenic homolog of Ashbya gossypii ABL066C; Syntenic homolog of Saccharomyces cerevisiae YHR194W (MDM31)); the protein is MSISTLSRFLIKQRSICINPSRLGLQRNLMGTLNPTISYSTRNVVIKQSLYRSSRHYSSKPGGEINGYLHRVNKAELEKDRLLAQTRNPFQKLLIHLRWSLKRSTKPFNTDDIGAFISWILVSNVIMIILATTTFASLIIYLTNTVFAQEYVATQIGNLITRNGTVSVVFEKAIVPGWSSGKICFKNVFVSRRPTLAGGFAKGSQQEAVERAKLALSEQLLVNRHEFDDATYTQYDLTIDQVEISLSFSKWLNGKGILDEVTISGLRGLVDRTHVVWEENDDPRRYLNVYQPGDFHISNFKMNDVLFTLYQPGGFRPFQVSIFNCELPQLRKHWLFFDILNASSMSGTYDDSMFTIHRKFKKTEDGDSSHWRTYTRMRVDNLNVDHLNAGVEGPFSWIRGGQVDMIGDILLPEDDMSPADLTDMISSIGDWLLKEAYRHSPLAPFPTEQKDNIDPRQYFIMDFFLRLHNVQAEVPLFAPELSYINNALIRPIVGYINSKRSYIPIKCRVVKNISDFEGSWTIYDSVLMDDLSAEVYDAFAKYVADDERKNLRLKRVGFWSLQILIQLILMSLGAIA